One Streptomyces fagopyri DNA window includes the following coding sequences:
- a CDS encoding alpha-galactosidase, with translation MTPYDRWTLRTENTSYTVRLSPDGPWAELDAWGPHGAEDGPSALDWSHRTHFITPADAAPAEYLPHGQRPFTGADLIAGRPGRERGVRWEFTGAQEGPGTLRLTFTDDLIGLRTTLCYAVVPGTDVLHRWTELTCTGTEELRLERFDSGAVNVPVTSGARLTYLTGQWSQEFQHTRLALTRGTFTMGSTQGTPGHAYAPWLAVQDLAADDAPAYGLALEWAGNWHITAEAEPGGAVRIRAGRVPHEGAVLLAPGATLTTPRLACAFSADGLDGLSRVWHRYERHLTGERLHRPRKVLYNSWEATGFDVDAAGQLELAKSAADMGVELFVVDDGWFTGRADDTAGLGDWYPDPAAFPDGFDRFVEDVRALGMDFGLWIEPEAVSPGSRLLAEHPDWAYRIDGRPSRLVRNQLLLDLGREDVQDFVLATLDRLLTEHRIDYLKWDMNRPPTERGRPGPVPAERLDLDAAHVHGYLRVLDHLRTAHPHVTVEGCAGGGGRVDHTTLARTDVVWPSDNTAPLDRLAIQYGFLHAHAPHVMSSWVTDAPGIFDPRPRSLAFRFVTAMCGVLGIGADLRTWSPRQRTEAAGWIARYKDVRDVIHHGEARLLGSPDDATCGVQYDGADGRTVVAALNTGRLDGAPLVPGRPARLRPRGLDPDARYRDEVSGTTYGGAHLLHYGLPFAWSADHDAELVVLSRHPARRPA, from the coding sequence GTGACGCCGTACGACCGCTGGACCCTGCGCACCGAGAACACCAGCTACACCGTGCGGCTCTCGCCGGACGGCCCCTGGGCCGAACTGGACGCGTGGGGCCCGCACGGGGCCGAGGACGGACCCTCGGCCCTCGACTGGTCGCACCGCACCCACTTCATCACCCCCGCCGACGCGGCCCCCGCCGAGTACCTGCCGCACGGGCAGCGGCCGTTCACCGGTGCCGACCTGATCGCCGGCCGCCCCGGACGGGAACGCGGCGTCCGGTGGGAGTTCACCGGAGCACAGGAGGGCCCCGGCACGCTCCGGCTCACCTTCACCGACGACCTCATCGGCCTGCGCACCACCCTCTGCTACGCCGTCGTACCGGGCACCGACGTCCTGCACCGCTGGACCGAACTCACCTGCACCGGCACGGAGGAGCTGCGCCTGGAGCGTTTCGACTCCGGCGCCGTCAACGTACCGGTCACCTCCGGCGCCCGGCTCACGTACCTCACCGGACAGTGGTCGCAGGAGTTCCAGCACACCCGACTCGCCCTCACCCGGGGCACCTTCACCATGGGCAGCACCCAGGGCACCCCCGGACACGCCTACGCGCCCTGGCTCGCCGTCCAGGACCTCGCCGCGGACGACGCGCCCGCCTACGGCCTCGCCCTGGAATGGGCCGGCAACTGGCACATCACCGCGGAGGCCGAACCCGGCGGCGCCGTCCGGATCCGCGCCGGACGCGTACCGCACGAGGGCGCCGTCCTCCTCGCCCCCGGCGCCACACTCACCACGCCCCGCCTCGCCTGCGCGTTCAGCGCGGACGGACTCGACGGCCTCTCCCGCGTCTGGCACCGCTACGAGCGCCACCTCACCGGAGAGCGGCTGCACCGTCCCCGCAAGGTCCTCTACAACTCCTGGGAGGCGACCGGCTTCGATGTCGACGCGGCCGGACAGCTCGAACTCGCCAAGTCCGCGGCCGACATGGGCGTGGAGCTGTTCGTCGTGGACGACGGCTGGTTCACCGGCCGCGCGGACGACACCGCGGGCCTCGGCGACTGGTACCCCGATCCGGCCGCCTTCCCGGACGGCTTCGACCGGTTCGTCGAGGACGTCCGCGCGCTCGGCATGGACTTCGGCCTGTGGATCGAACCCGAGGCGGTCAGCCCCGGCAGCAGGCTGCTGGCCGAACACCCGGACTGGGCCTACCGGATCGACGGCCGTCCCTCCCGACTGGTGCGCAACCAACTGCTGTTGGACCTCGGCCGCGAGGACGTGCAGGACTTCGTCCTCGCCACCCTGGACCGACTGCTCACCGAGCACCGGATCGACTACCTCAAGTGGGACATGAACCGGCCGCCCACCGAACGCGGCCGGCCCGGCCCCGTCCCCGCCGAACGCCTCGACCTCGACGCCGCACACGTCCACGGATACCTGCGCGTCCTCGACCACCTGCGCACCGCCCACCCCCATGTGACGGTCGAGGGCTGCGCGGGCGGCGGCGGCCGCGTCGACCACACCACCCTCGCCCGCACCGACGTCGTCTGGCCCAGCGACAACACCGCGCCCCTGGACCGGCTCGCCATCCAGTACGGCTTCCTGCACGCCCACGCCCCGCACGTGATGAGCTCCTGGGTCACCGACGCCCCCGGAATCTTCGACCCCCGCCCGCGCAGCCTCGCCTTCCGCTTCGTCACCGCGATGTGCGGCGTCCTCGGCATCGGCGCCGACCTGCGCACCTGGTCCCCGCGGCAACGCACCGAGGCCGCCGGGTGGATCGCCCGCTACAAGGACGTACGCGACGTGATCCACCACGGCGAGGCCCGCCTCCTCGGCAGCCCGGACGACGCCACCTGCGGAGTCCAGTACGACGGCGCGGACGGCCGGACCGTCGTCGCCGCCCTGAACACCGGACGCCTGGACGGCGCCCCCCTGGTACCGGGCCGCCCCGCCCGACTGCGCCCGCGCGGCCTCGATCCGGACGCCCGCTACCGCGACGAGGTCTCCGGCACGACCTACGGCGGCGCGCACCTCCTGCACTACGGGCTGCCGTTCGCCTGGTCCGCCGATCACGACGCCGAACTGGTCGTGCTGAGCCGCCATCCGGCCCGGCGACCGGCGTAG
- a CDS encoding carbohydrate ABC transporter permease, with amino-acid sequence MTTRQTSAAALRRRRLSTAGFHAGAGALSLLWLLPIALVLVTSLRSFDDIAAHGLGSWPRSFTLGNFRQAWVDGGQQRALVNSLLVTVPCVLVTLALAAMAAFGLSRYEMPLRRTLLLLMLGGNLLPPQILLIPVSKLSELMGVYDTLPALIGVQIGFGVGFYVFVLHGFMRSIPVEIQQAAVVDGAGPWQIFWRIILPLTRPALAALSALSFTWIFNDLLWAITVLRTDTKMPITAALIGLQGQYVSMWNVIAAGSVIAAAPTVAVFLRFQRHFVAGLNLGAVK; translated from the coding sequence ATGACGACTCGGCAGACCTCCGCCGCCGCCCTGCGCCGACGCCGCCTGTCCACGGCCGGATTCCACGCCGGCGCCGGCGCCCTGTCCCTGTTGTGGCTGCTGCCGATCGCCCTGGTACTCGTCACCAGCCTGCGGTCCTTCGACGACATCGCCGCGCACGGGCTGGGCAGTTGGCCCCGGTCCTTCACCCTCGGCAACTTCCGGCAGGCCTGGGTCGACGGCGGCCAGCAGCGCGCCCTCGTCAACAGCCTGCTCGTGACGGTCCCCTGCGTCCTGGTGACCCTCGCACTGGCCGCGATGGCCGCGTTCGGGCTCAGCCGCTACGAGATGCCCCTGCGCCGCACGCTGCTCCTGCTCATGCTCGGCGGCAACCTGCTGCCCCCGCAGATCCTGCTGATCCCGGTCTCCAAACTCAGCGAACTCATGGGCGTGTACGACACCCTGCCCGCGCTGATCGGCGTGCAGATCGGCTTCGGCGTCGGCTTTTACGTCTTCGTGCTGCACGGCTTCATGCGGTCCATCCCCGTCGAGATCCAGCAGGCGGCGGTCGTCGACGGCGCCGGGCCCTGGCAGATCTTCTGGCGGATCATCCTGCCCCTCACCCGGCCCGCCCTCGCCGCGCTCAGCGCCCTGTCCTTCACCTGGATCTTCAACGACCTGCTGTGGGCGATCACCGTCCTGCGCACCGACACCAAGATGCCCATCACCGCGGCCCTCATCGGACTTCAGGGACAGTACGTGTCCATGTGGAACGTGATCGCGGCCGGCTCCGTCATCGCCGCCGCCCCGACGGTGGCCGTGTTCCTCCGTTTCCAGCGCCACTTCGTGGCCGGACTCAACCTCGGAGCAGTGAAGTGA
- a CDS encoding FadR/GntR family transcriptional regulator, with protein MTPYARRGVHGQTVEFLARRILGGEIPEGATLDLVALQRELDVSLTALRESLKVLAAKGMVDARQKRGTFVRSRSDWNLLDADVLRWQIQGAGSAEADLGLLRNLAEVRAIVEPAAVRLAAERRTDADLAALEDALTAMGEDGTGAAHAVESDLAFHRALLAATHNELLERMEVVIESGLAHRDSIVHSAPHSEDPVPAHRAVLDAVRDRDPRAAEAAMRALLDQAGRDLDRIGEPEDPKGTGGR; from the coding sequence ATGACGCCTTACGCCCGCCGCGGCGTGCACGGTCAGACCGTGGAGTTCCTCGCCCGCCGCATCCTCGGGGGCGAGATCCCCGAGGGGGCCACGCTCGACCTCGTGGCGCTGCAGCGTGAGCTGGACGTCAGCCTCACCGCGCTGCGCGAGTCCCTCAAGGTCCTCGCCGCGAAAGGCATGGTCGACGCCCGCCAGAAACGCGGCACGTTCGTGCGCTCCCGCTCCGACTGGAACCTCCTCGACGCCGACGTGCTGCGCTGGCAGATCCAGGGCGCCGGCTCCGCCGAGGCCGACCTCGGCCTGCTGCGCAACCTCGCCGAGGTACGCGCCATCGTCGAACCGGCCGCGGTCCGGCTGGCCGCCGAGCGCCGTACCGACGCCGACCTCGCCGCCCTGGAGGACGCCCTGACGGCGATGGGGGAGGACGGCACCGGCGCCGCCCACGCCGTCGAGTCCGACCTCGCCTTCCACCGCGCCCTGCTCGCCGCGACCCACAACGAACTCCTGGAACGCATGGAGGTGGTGATCGAGTCGGGCCTCGCCCACCGCGACAGCATCGTGCACAGCGCCCCGCACAGCGAGGACCCCGTACCCGCCCACCGCGCCGTCCTGGACGCCGTACGCGACCGGGACCCGCGGGCCGCCGAGGCGGCCATGCGCGCCCTGCTCGACCAGGCCGGCCGCGACCTGGACCGGATCGGCGAACCCGAAGACCCGAAAGGCACCGGTGGCCGGTGA
- a CDS encoding SDR family NAD(P)-dependent oxidoreductase gives MDQPARGGGARFTGRTAVVTGAASGIGAATAARLAQEGAAVVLADIDEERGRAEAERITEEGGRARFVRTDVADEDDWRRVVDAAHSFGPVDLLVSNAYTVDVRPAHELSLASWRRQLDVNLTAGFLGVRAVLPDLRDRGGAVVLTSSVHAHKGIPGHPAYAASKGALLSLCGQLAVEYGPEVRVNAVLPGPILTAAWDRVPPEERERSVAETAARRFGTPAEVAAAIAFLGSDEASYITGSHLLVDGGWSVLKASA, from the coding sequence ATGGACCAGCCCGCACGAGGCGGCGGTGCCCGCTTCACCGGCCGCACGGCCGTGGTCACCGGGGCCGCCTCCGGCATCGGAGCCGCCACCGCCGCCCGCCTCGCCCAGGAGGGAGCCGCCGTCGTGCTCGCCGACATCGACGAGGAGCGGGGCCGCGCCGAGGCGGAACGGATCACCGAAGAGGGCGGCCGGGCCCGCTTCGTACGCACGGACGTCGCCGACGAGGACGACTGGCGCCGCGTCGTCGACGCCGCCCACTCCTTCGGACCGGTCGACCTCCTGGTCAGCAACGCCTACACCGTCGACGTCCGGCCCGCGCACGAACTCTCCCTCGCCTCCTGGCGCCGCCAGCTCGACGTCAACCTCACCGCCGGCTTCCTCGGGGTCCGCGCCGTCCTGCCCGACCTGCGCGACCGCGGCGGCGCGGTCGTCCTCACCTCGTCCGTCCACGCCCACAAGGGCATCCCCGGACATCCCGCCTACGCCGCGTCCAAGGGCGCTCTGCTCTCCCTGTGCGGACAACTCGCCGTCGAGTACGGGCCCGAGGTCCGGGTCAACGCCGTCCTGCCGGGACCGATCCTCACGGCCGCCTGGGACCGCGTGCCGCCCGAGGAGCGTGAACGCAGCGTCGCCGAGACGGCGGCCCGCCGCTTCGGCACCCCCGCGGAAGTGGCCGCGGCCATCGCGTTCCTCGGCTCCGACGAGGCCTCGTACATCACCGGGTCGCACCTGCTCGTCGACGGCGGCTGGAGCGTCCTGAAGGCCTCCGCATGA